From a single Candidatus Brevundimonas phytovorans genomic region:
- a CDS encoding acyl-CoA dehydrogenase family protein — translation MDFAPSERGLMWRERLSTFIEAHVVPAEAEYRAQVHGNPKVQAPVMEALKAKAREAGLWNMFLPGEHGAGLTNLEYAPLAELMGRRLWSAEVFNCNAPDTGNMEVLHMYGDAAQQERWLKPLMAGEIRSAFLMTEPEVASSDATNIQTRIVRDGDHYVINGRKWWSTNMAHPNVAMTIVMGKTDPNAAPHQQQSQIIVPVDTPGFRVERMLSVFGYDEAPIGHAEVVLENVRVPIENLIAGEGRGFEIAQGRLGPGRIHHCMRVIGAAEVALELMCQRLLTRTAFRKAIAEHSVWEQRVAEARTNIEMCRLLVLKAAWMMDEVGAKNAKSEIAQIKTAAPKMALQVIDDAIQAFGGAGVSGDTPLAELYATVRTLRIADGPDEVHNRAIARLEYAKHGGRR, via the coding sequence ATGGATTTCGCCCCCTCCGAACGCGGCCTGATGTGGCGCGAGCGTCTGTCGACCTTCATTGAGGCGCATGTCGTGCCGGCTGAGGCGGAATACCGCGCCCAGGTTCACGGCAATCCCAAGGTCCAGGCCCCCGTGATGGAGGCGCTGAAGGCCAAGGCGCGTGAGGCCGGGCTGTGGAACATGTTCCTGCCGGGCGAGCACGGCGCGGGTCTGACCAATCTGGAATATGCGCCGCTCGCTGAGTTGATGGGGCGGCGACTGTGGTCGGCCGAGGTGTTCAACTGCAACGCGCCTGACACGGGAAACATGGAAGTCCTGCATATGTACGGCGACGCCGCGCAGCAGGAACGCTGGCTGAAGCCGCTGATGGCGGGCGAGATTCGCTCGGCCTTCCTGATGACCGAGCCCGAGGTGGCCTCGTCGGACGCGACCAATATCCAGACCCGCATCGTCCGCGACGGCGACCATTATGTGATCAACGGCCGCAAGTGGTGGTCGACCAATATGGCGCACCCGAACGTCGCCATGACCATCGTCATGGGCAAGACCGACCCGAATGCGGCGCCGCATCAGCAGCAGAGCCAGATCATCGTCCCCGTGGACACGCCGGGCTTCCGCGTCGAGCGGATGCTGTCGGTGTTCGGCTATGACGAGGCGCCGATCGGTCACGCCGAGGTGGTGCTGGAGAATGTCCGTGTCCCGATCGAGAACCTGATTGCAGGCGAGGGGCGGGGCTTCGAGATCGCCCAGGGACGCCTGGGCCCGGGCCGCATCCACCATTGCATGCGCGTGATCGGCGCGGCCGAGGTCGCGCTGGAGCTGATGTGCCAGCGTCTGCTGACGCGCACCGCCTTCCGCAAGGCCATCGCCGAGCATTCGGTGTGGGAACAGCGCGTGGCCGAGGCGCGCACCAATATCGAGATGTGCCGCCTGCTGGTGCTGAAGGCCGCCTGGATGATGGACGAGGTCGGCGCCAAGAACGCCAAGTCCGAGATCGCCCAGATCAAGACGGCGGCGCCGAAGATGGCGCTGCAGGTCATCGACGACGCCATCCAGGCCTTTGGCGGGGCGGGTGTGTCCGGCGATACGCCTCTGGCCGAACTCTACGCCACGGTGCGGACCCTAAGGATCGCCGATGGCCCCGACGAGGTGCACAATCGCGCCATTGCTCGGCTGGAATACGCCAAGCACGGCGGCCGCCGCTGA